The Malus domestica chromosome 13, GDT2T_hap1 genome includes a window with the following:
- the LOC114820584 gene encoding very-long-chain aldehyde decarbonylase CER3 — MGAPLSAWPWEYLGSFKYVLFGPLIGKVLYSIIHEKEDPLTLLTTSWCLHILLLCILRAVIHQLWSSYTNMLFLTRNRRIIQQGVDFKQIDKEWHWDNFIILHGLIASMVCCLVPSSLQNLPLWSTRGFITTLVLHVGVSEPLYYWVHKRFHSNNYFFDNYHSLHHSSPVPQTSTAGNATLLEHLILSITIGIPVFGTNLMGFGSVCMIYGYVLVFDFLRCLGHSNVEVVPHQLFEKKPFLRYLLYTPTYHSLHHTEMDTNFCLFMPLFDALGKTLNAKSWGLHKQISLNAGKNGKAPDFVFLAHVVDLSSSLHVPFVFRSFSSIPFSMRFFLVFGWLPGIVAMLAMWAWAKTFLISFYNLRDRLHQTWAVPRYGFQYFLPFALDGINNQIEQAILRADRMGVKVISLAALNKNEGLNGGGTLFVNKHPDLRVRVVHGNTLTAAVILNEIPKDVKEVFLSGATSKLGRAIALYLCRRRVRVLMLTLSTERFQKIQKEAPADYQQYLVQVTKYHAAQNCKTWIVGKWITPREQRWAPSGTHFHQFVVPPILQFRKDCTYGDLAAMRLPDDVEGLGICEYTMDRGVVHACHAGGVVHYLEGWTHHEVGALDVDRIDLVWNAALKHGLKPVSSKPT; from the exons ATGGGTGCTCCCTTGTCTGCTTGGCCTTGGGAATACCTAGGCTCCTTCAAG TATGTGCTGTTCGGACCTTTGATCGGAAAAGTCTTGTATTCAATAATCCATGAGAAGGAGGATCCCCTCACACTACTCACCACCAGCTGGTGTCTCCATATTCTCCTTCTATGCATACTTCGAGCCGTAATTCACCAGCTATGGTCTAGTTACACCAACATGCTCTTCCTCACAAGAAATCGCCGGATCATCCAACAGGGGGTTGATTTCAAGCAGATTGACAAAGAATGGCACTG GGATAACTTCATAATTCTTCACGGTCTGATTGCCTCCATGGTCTGCTGTTTGGTGCCATCATCTCTGCAAAACCTACCCTTGTGGAGTACAAGAGGATTTATTACCACTCTGGTACTTCACGTGGGAGTTTCAGAACCTTTATATTACTGGGTGCACAAACGTTTTCACAGCAACAACTACTTTTTTGACAATTACCATTCACTTCACCATTCATCTCCAGTACCACAGACCTCTACCG CTGGAAATGCAACCCTGTTGGAACATCTGATATTGAGCATAACTATTGGAATTCCAGTTTTTGGTACGAATCTGATGGGTTTTGGATCAGTGTGCATGATCTATGGCTACgttttggtttttgattttCTGAGATGTTTGGGGCATTCCAATGTTGAGGTCGTTCCTCATCAACTCTTTGAGAAAAAACCGTTCCTCAGATATCTTCTCTATACTCCAAC ATACCACAGCCTACACCATACTGAAATGGACACCAACTTCTGCCTTTTCATGCCTCTCTTTGATGCACTGGGGAAGACACTAAACGCAAAATCCTGGGGACTACACAAACAGATTAGCTTGAATGCAG GTAAAAATGGCAAGGCACCGGATTTCGTTTTCCTCGCGCATGTGGTGGATCTGTCGTCGTCTTTGCACGTGCCGTTTGTTTTCCGATCATTCTCATCGATTCCATTCTCAATGAGATTCTTCTTAGTGTTTGGTTGGCTTCCAGGCATTGTAGCCATGCTAGCAATGTGGGCATGGGCTAAAACTTTCCTGATTTCTTTTTACAACCTCAGAGACCGCTTGCACCAGACATGGGCTGTGCCTCGATACGGCTTTCAG TATTTTTTACCATTTGCTCTAGATGGCATCAATAATCAAATAGAGCAAGCAATCCTTAGAGCTGATAGAATGGGGGTCAAGGTCATCAGCCTTGCAGCATTAAATAAG AACGAAGGACTGAATGGGGGCGGAACGCTCTTTGTCAACAAGCATCCAGACCTTAGAGTTCGAGTGGTCCATGGCAACACATTAACTGCTGCTGTCATTCTCAACGAGATTCCAAAGGATGTCAAGGAGGTTTTTCTTAGTGGTGCTACCTCCAAGCTTGGAAGAGCTATTGCCCTCTATCTTTGCCGTAGGAGAGTACGCGTTCTG ATGCTGACTCTATCAACGGAAAGATTTCAAAAAATTCAGAAGGAAGCGCCAGCAGATTATCAACAATACCTTGTGCAAGTAACAAAGTACCATGCCGCACAAAATTGCAAG ACATGGATTGTGGGGAAATGGATCACACCAAGAGAGCAACGTTGGGCCCCAAGTGGAACTCATTTCCATCAGTTCGTGGTTCCACCCATCTTGCAGTTTAGAAAAGACTGCACTTACGGTGATCTTGCAGCCATGAGGTTACCTGATGACGTTGAAGGCCTTGGCATCTGCGAG TACACGATGGACAGAGGAGTAGTGCATGCATGCCATGCGGGAGGCGTTGTTCATTACCTGGAAGGTTGGACTCACCACGAAGTCGGGGCTCTGGATGTTGACAGAATTGACCTTGTATGGAATGCTGCTCTTAAACACGGTTTAAAGCCTGTTTCATCGAAGCCAACTTAA